The Cytobacillus oceanisediminis genomic interval TGCCCTAACTTGAATAGGATAGTTAAAAACCCAAAAAGGATGGATTACTGTGGCAATAAACTTTCCAGCAGGCATCAAAACGATGACGATCAGCACCGGACCCACCAAAGTGGTCTATTACCCCCGTGTGACTGGGATGCAAAACAGGCAGCTTCAGGATCTTATAAATAGCACGATTGTGAAGGAGAATCAGCAGCTCATCACCCAGCAAACAGGGGCCATGGATACGACAGTAGTAGACTTATATGGATATTATGAGATTAAAAATAATCAGCGAGACGTCCTGAGTCTGTCTTTATCCAATTACGTGTATCATTATCATGCGGCACATGGTATGACGGTTATAAAATCTCTGACGTTTGATCTGCAAAAGGGGAAGCAGGTTTCCTTAAAGGATTTATTTAAGCCGGGCAGTGATTATGTAAAACGCCTGACTGAGCTGATCTCAATTCAAATTAAACAGCGCGACATTCCGCTGCTTGTAGATTTTAAAGCCATTAGGCCTGATCAGGACTTTTATATAGCAGACAAAGCACTGATCATCTATTTTCAGCTCTATGAAATAACGCCATATGCCTATGGATTTCCGATGTTTCCGATTTCCGTTTATGATCTGCAGGATATTATTGATGAGAATGGGCCACTGGGGAGGATGGCGGTGAATTGAAGGGTAGGAGGGGGATGATTCTGGGCGGTGTCCTCTTGAAAGGAGAATTGAAAAAAGTTCCCCATTTTCTAAGGCTTGTGGGGAA includes:
- a CDS encoding DUF3298 and DUF4163 domain-containing protein; the protein is MAINFPAGIKTMTISTGPTKVVYYPRVTGMQNRQLQDLINSTIVKENQQLITQQTGAMDTTVVDLYGYYEIKNNQRDVLSLSLSNYVYHYHAAHGMTVIKSLTFDLQKGKQVSLKDLFKPGSDYVKRLTELISIQIKQRDIPLLVDFKAIRPDQDFYIADKALIIYFQLYEITPYAYGFPMFPISVYDLQDIIDENGPLGRMAVN